A genome region from Microbacterium sp. CGR2 includes the following:
- a CDS encoding fibronectin type III domain-containing protein yields MNSTTTPRGTKLARMTAGAIVAAAALVGSLLMPIAATSAVTPLPDGLTQETAAASCWEVKQNHPQSADGIYWLVTPSLVAPEQFYCDQTTAGGGWVLIGRGREGWKEGYNGLRTPAQVRNTPSGTDAFQPAQLPAKTVDALLNGGRVDALTDGIRLRRATDTAGTAWQEARFTLTQRDRWAWTFGAEHRVKNYSFDGAAGSGGNTNNFGSNNLQRRVVFSEQASHNYINGWAYGASTPGSTATTSYLWSPSGQGYARPFTQVFLRPQLKVADLDFGTIPASGTAASTLAAIPESNAMNTVWGVSGFANGSSGELNTEVAEFGEVGGKVFVGGNFRYVQRTEAGADQVGQPYLAAFDVNTGEWASTFRPQLNGQVKAIVGLADGRVAIGGQFSTVNGTPQAGIAFLDATTGQLSGWQVTAEHRATGSVPYVRDLDVQGNFLYVAGAFTHLTAVGSTTSASSWNGGRINLTTGRPDTGWNAFLNGTSVAVDASDAGDRAYFSGYFKMKQTTSTPSAAAIQTATGAPLVDPLWVPKFSKASIDASGNYSGNIWQLGVTEAGGKVWLGGSEHSLIAYDRNTFERVGGSITKAGGDFQTVEHNASLVVGGCHCGHWVYQDAYTWDNVGTGWTQADKINLMGAWNAQTGKYVAEWSPVVQARAGYGAWGTFFDSTGVLWTGGDFSRSVRSGEVPQWSGGFIRFAPRDAIAPTTPGAITATPGNGGTEASLTWGASTDAGGVTYEVIRGNRVIASTTSATYTVPITEDPTSYFVRARDAAGNRSASTAAFIAEPAPESALTFIENGASWSWRYSSDALPAAWSSTAFDDSAWSVGKGLFGRGVASATTNIDPNNLTTKPISAQFRNEFQVQNALTVVNGKVSVIANDGVALYLNGVELGRVRMPAGTVGLSTYANGVVSHTSAAANRVTFDVPQGVLVDGTNVLAASVHANYRSTPDLSFDLAFTAERGQAPAAPNAVTDLTGTSTIDSVTLNWTAPTGGTAPQSYVIRRGGQQVGTTDAATTAFTETGLTASTAYDYSVVAVGIGGLTSAPATAQVSTTTPPAENEVPVTIENGSTWSWRYSADALPVNWNAVTFDASAWSTGQGLLARGVAAAATNVDPANLSPKPLSAQFRHTFTVVDAADVEDGTVTLIADDGVVVYLNGVELGRANLGTGALTQNSYATAAPRATTAGANRVTFTVPANLLVEGDNVISASVHANYRTTPDLSFDLALSMLRG; encoded by the coding sequence ATGAACAGCACGACCACACCGCGTGGCACGAAACTCGCTCGCATGACAGCGGGTGCGATCGTGGCCGCTGCCGCACTGGTGGGCTCCCTGCTCATGCCGATCGCAGCGACCTCCGCGGTCACCCCGCTTCCCGACGGCCTCACGCAGGAGACGGCGGCCGCATCGTGCTGGGAGGTCAAGCAGAACCACCCTCAGTCCGCGGATGGCATCTACTGGCTCGTCACACCCTCCCTCGTCGCGCCGGAACAGTTCTACTGCGACCAGACCACCGCCGGTGGCGGCTGGGTCCTGATCGGCCGCGGCCGTGAGGGGTGGAAGGAAGGGTACAACGGCCTCCGCACCCCCGCGCAGGTCCGCAACACCCCGTCGGGGACCGACGCGTTCCAACCCGCGCAGCTTCCCGCGAAGACCGTGGACGCTCTTCTCAACGGCGGGCGGGTCGACGCGCTCACCGACGGCATCCGGCTCCGCCGCGCCACCGACACCGCAGGCACCGCCTGGCAGGAAGCGCGCTTCACTCTCACCCAGCGTGACCGCTGGGCATGGACTTTCGGCGCCGAACACCGCGTCAAGAACTACTCGTTCGACGGTGCTGCGGGCAGCGGCGGCAATACGAACAACTTCGGCAGCAACAATCTGCAGCGGCGCGTCGTGTTCAGCGAGCAGGCTTCACACAACTACATCAACGGCTGGGCGTACGGTGCGAGCACCCCAGGGAGCACGGCGACGACGTCGTATCTGTGGAGCCCTTCCGGGCAGGGCTATGCTCGACCGTTCACGCAGGTCTTCCTTCGGCCGCAGCTCAAGGTGGCCGACCTCGACTTCGGCACGATTCCCGCATCCGGAACTGCCGCGTCGACGCTCGCCGCGATTCCCGAGAGCAACGCCATGAACACGGTCTGGGGCGTCTCCGGCTTCGCCAACGGCAGCAGCGGCGAACTCAACACCGAGGTCGCCGAGTTCGGCGAGGTCGGCGGGAAGGTGTTCGTCGGCGGCAACTTCCGCTATGTTCAGCGGACCGAGGCCGGTGCCGACCAGGTCGGGCAGCCCTACCTCGCAGCCTTCGACGTCAACACGGGCGAATGGGCATCGACGTTCCGTCCGCAGCTCAACGGCCAGGTCAAAGCCATTGTCGGCCTGGCCGACGGACGCGTCGCGATCGGCGGCCAGTTCTCCACCGTCAACGGCACTCCGCAGGCCGGCATCGCGTTCCTGGACGCGACGACCGGTCAGCTCTCGGGCTGGCAGGTCACCGCAGAGCACCGGGCCACGGGCAGTGTCCCCTACGTCCGCGACCTCGACGTCCAGGGCAACTTCCTCTATGTCGCCGGTGCGTTCACACACCTCACGGCAGTGGGCTCGACCACAAGCGCCAGCTCGTGGAACGGCGGTCGCATCAACCTCACGACGGGACGCCCCGACACCGGTTGGAACGCCTTCCTCAACGGGACGTCGGTTGCAGTCGACGCCTCCGACGCCGGCGACCGCGCCTACTTCTCGGGCTACTTCAAGATGAAGCAGACCACCTCCACTCCCAGCGCGGCAGCGATCCAGACCGCCACCGGCGCACCGCTGGTCGACCCGCTGTGGGTGCCGAAGTTCAGCAAGGCGTCGATCGACGCCTCCGGCAACTACTCGGGCAACATCTGGCAGCTCGGCGTCACCGAGGCCGGCGGCAAGGTGTGGCTCGGCGGATCGGAACACTCCCTCATCGCGTACGACCGCAACACGTTCGAACGTGTCGGCGGCTCGATCACCAAGGCCGGCGGCGACTTCCAGACCGTCGAACACAACGCTTCGCTCGTCGTCGGCGGATGCCACTGCGGCCACTGGGTCTATCAGGACGCGTACACCTGGGACAACGTCGGGACGGGCTGGACCCAGGCCGACAAGATCAACCTCATGGGTGCGTGGAACGCGCAGACCGGCAAGTACGTCGCCGAGTGGTCTCCGGTCGTGCAGGCGCGTGCCGGTTACGGCGCGTGGGGTACTTTCTTCGACAGCACGGGTGTGCTCTGGACGGGCGGCGACTTCAGTCGCTCCGTTCGTTCAGGCGAAGTCCCCCAGTGGTCAGGCGGGTTCATCCGCTTCGCTCCGCGTGACGCGATCGCGCCGACCACACCCGGTGCGATCACCGCGACGCCGGGCAATGGCGGCACCGAGGCGTCACTGACCTGGGGTGCGTCCACCGACGCCGGTGGGGTGACCTACGAGGTCATCCGAGGAAACCGCGTGATCGCATCCACCACGTCCGCGACCTACACGGTCCCGATCACCGAAGATCCGACGAGCTACTTCGTCCGCGCACGAGACGCAGCAGGGAACCGCTCGGCGAGCACGGCGGCTTTCATCGCCGAGCCCGCACCGGAATCCGCGCTCACGTTCATCGAGAACGGCGCGTCATGGTCGTGGCGTTACTCTTCCGACGCTCTTCCTGCTGCGTGGAGCAGCACGGCGTTCGACGATTCCGCATGGAGCGTCGGAAAGGGCCTGTTCGGCCGCGGCGTGGCTTCTGCCACGACGAACATCGATCCGAACAACCTGACGACGAAGCCGATCAGTGCGCAGTTCCGCAATGAGTTCCAGGTGCAGAACGCGCTCACGGTGGTGAACGGCAAGGTCTCCGTCATCGCGAACGACGGCGTGGCTCTCTACCTCAACGGCGTCGAGCTCGGACGAGTGCGGATGCCGGCGGGAACCGTCGGGCTGAGCACCTACGCGAACGGCGTCGTGTCCCACACCTCGGCCGCGGCGAACCGGGTGACGTTCGACGTCCCGCAGGGCGTCCTCGTCGACGGCACGAACGTGCTCGCGGCTTCGGTGCACGCCAACTACCGTTCGACCCCGGACCTGAGCTTCGATCTCGCCTTCACGGCAGAGCGCGGCCAGGCCCCGGCTGCACCGAACGCGGTGACGGATCTGACCGGCACGAGCACGATCGATTCGGTCACGCTCAACTGGACGGCGCCGACCGGCGGCACCGCCCCGCAGTCGTACGTCATCCGCCGCGGCGGCCAGCAGGTCGGCACGACGGATGCCGCCACGACGGCGTTCACCGAGACAGGGCTCACCGCATCGACGGCATACGACTACAGTGTGGTCGCCGTCGGCATCGGCGGCCTCACGTCCGCTCCGGCCACGGCGCAGGTGAGCACGACGACTCCGCCCGCGGAGAACGAGGTACCCGTGACGATCGAGAACGGCTCGACCTGGTCGTGGCGCTACTCGGCCGACGCGCTGCCCGTGAACTGGAACGCCGTGACGTTCGACGCCTCCGCATGGAGCACCGGCCAGGGTCTGCTCGCTCGGGGCGTCGCTGCTGCCGCGACGAACGTCGATCCGGCCAACCTCTCGCCGAAGCCGCTCAGCGCGCAATTCCGCCACACCTTCACCGTCGTAGACGCGGCTGATGTCGAGGACGGCACGGTCACCCTCATCGCTGATGACGGTGTGGTCGTGTACCTCAACGGCGTCGAGCTGGGCCGGGCGAACCTCGGAACCGGAGCGCTCACCCAGAACTCCTACGCCACTGCGGCCCCGCGGGCCACCACCGCGGGAGCGAACCGCGTGACCTTCACCGTTCCGGCGAACCTGTTGGTCGAAGGCGACAACGTCATCTCCGCGTCGGTCCACGCGAACTATCGCACGACGCCCGACCTGAGCTTCGATCTCGCGTTGAGTATGCTTCGCGGATGA
- a CDS encoding sugar transferase, whose protein sequence is MTSVEDALSIARPGSVFMPIAAPRAAKPAAHTVVTPRASATLERRRQWERRYRMRLRITDAAVILFAVGLTATFQLVVGVAGSEILRGGVPLVALWYLMLSALHTRDAALFRASATEYRGVVHASGLAFGIIAIVAVLLAWKSMQLTLLLGLPVGVLTLLVTRWLWRRWLQAQRAYGRFASRTLVVGNRDDVEYVVRTLHPIGASGYQVVGATLLDGNAREIDIQNAQFPVLGNVNTVATVAAQLGADTIIVASRPEGEPEFVKKLSWQLEGTAAELVLSSRLTDVAGPRISFAPVEGLPLIQVQIPRYEGGQHVLKRALDIAVAAIALIPIALLAPVLAVLVKLDSPGPVFFFQERVGRDGRRFKMVKFRSMKTDAEQQLAALKEQNQGAGLLFKMKDDPRVTRVGRILRKLSLDELPQFWNVLVGDMSVVGPRPPLPSEVTAYDGTVFRRLYIKPGITGLWQVSGRSDLSWDESVRLDLRYVENWSVMNDLQIMWRTAKAMVQPSGAY, encoded by the coding sequence ATGACTTCCGTCGAGGATGCTCTGAGCATCGCTCGTCCGGGGTCGGTCTTCATGCCGATCGCTGCTCCACGAGCCGCCAAGCCGGCAGCGCACACGGTGGTCACACCGCGCGCTTCCGCAACGCTGGAAAGACGCCGTCAGTGGGAGCGTCGCTATCGGATGCGACTGCGGATCACGGATGCGGCCGTCATCCTGTTCGCGGTCGGTCTGACAGCGACGTTCCAACTGGTCGTCGGCGTCGCTGGGTCTGAGATCCTCCGCGGCGGCGTCCCCCTCGTCGCGCTGTGGTATCTCATGCTCAGCGCACTGCACACGCGGGACGCCGCGTTGTTCCGCGCGAGCGCCACCGAGTACCGCGGCGTGGTTCACGCCAGCGGGCTCGCCTTCGGGATCATCGCCATCGTGGCGGTGCTGCTCGCGTGGAAGTCGATGCAACTGACCCTGCTGCTGGGGCTGCCGGTCGGTGTGTTGACTCTTCTGGTGACCCGGTGGCTGTGGCGCCGCTGGCTCCAGGCGCAGCGAGCGTACGGGAGGTTCGCCTCCCGTACGCTCGTCGTCGGGAATCGCGACGACGTCGAGTACGTCGTTCGCACACTCCACCCGATCGGCGCATCCGGCTACCAGGTCGTCGGTGCGACCCTCCTCGACGGCAACGCGCGGGAGATCGACATCCAGAACGCGCAGTTCCCGGTGCTGGGCAACGTGAACACCGTCGCCACCGTCGCCGCGCAGCTCGGCGCCGACACGATCATCGTGGCAAGCCGCCCCGAGGGCGAGCCGGAGTTCGTCAAGAAGCTCAGCTGGCAGCTCGAAGGTACCGCTGCCGAGCTCGTGCTCTCGAGCCGTCTCACCGACGTCGCCGGCCCACGGATCTCCTTCGCCCCCGTGGAGGGGCTGCCCCTCATCCAGGTGCAGATCCCCCGCTATGAGGGAGGCCAACATGTGCTCAAGCGCGCGCTCGACATCGCCGTCGCAGCGATCGCGTTGATTCCGATCGCTCTGCTGGCTCCTGTGCTCGCAGTCCTCGTCAAGCTCGACTCCCCTGGTCCGGTCTTCTTCTTCCAGGAGCGCGTCGGCCGCGATGGCCGCCGTTTCAAGATGGTCAAGTTCCGTTCGATGAAAACGGATGCCGAGCAGCAGCTCGCGGCGCTCAAGGAGCAGAATCAAGGCGCCGGACTCCTGTTCAAGATGAAGGACGACCCGCGGGTGACCCGAGTCGGCAGGATCCTCCGCAAACTGTCCCTCGACGAGTTGCCGCAGTTCTGGAACGTCCTCGTCGGGGACATGAGCGTGGTCGGGCCGCGTCCGCCGCTCCCCAGCGAAGTCACCGCCTACGACGGCACCGTGTTCCGGCGCCTCTACATCAAGCCCGGCATCACCGGCCTGTGGCAGGTCTCCGGTCGCAGCGACCTCTCGTGGGACGAGAGCGTGCGCCTCGACCTGCGTTACGTCGAGAACTGGTCCGTCATGAACGACCTTCAGATCATGTGGCGTACTGCCAAGGCCATGGTCCAGCCGAGCGGAGCCTACTGA
- a CDS encoding low temperature requirement protein A has product MLPRDPEQPHRSASMLELFFDLVFVVAVSIASAQLHHALSHGDLVHGISSFAMVFFAIWWAWMNFTWFATSFDTDDWLYRVTTFVQMAGVLVLAAGIPKAFEEGDFTLPVVGYVVMRVAMVAQWLRASRTAGPLRGATRRYAIGIAAVQVLWILFLLIPSGPLQPIAFVAFALIEIGVPVFAEYRRQTPWHPHHVTERYGLFTLIVLGESLLASANAIVDALEEVESLGPLIAISVLTLVITASLWWIYFWPPHHRAITTFRRSLRYGYAHYFVFAAAAAFSAGIEVQLDLLTGESHLPEPAASFTVAIPIAVFLVGVWWIAIRDSADRVVNTAIPIGVLLLLLVAVLPIPVALAALILVAIVVILVLRPPVPSR; this is encoded by the coding sequence ATGCTGCCGCGCGACCCAGAACAGCCGCACCGCTCGGCGAGCATGCTCGAGCTCTTCTTCGACCTCGTGTTCGTGGTCGCCGTGAGCATCGCCTCCGCGCAGCTTCATCACGCGCTCAGCCACGGCGACTTGGTGCACGGGATCTCCTCCTTCGCGATGGTGTTCTTCGCGATCTGGTGGGCGTGGATGAACTTCACCTGGTTCGCGACATCGTTCGACACCGACGACTGGCTGTACCGTGTCACGACATTCGTGCAGATGGCTGGGGTGCTGGTCCTCGCCGCCGGTATCCCGAAGGCTTTCGAGGAGGGCGACTTCACCCTGCCCGTCGTCGGCTACGTGGTCATGCGCGTCGCGATGGTGGCGCAATGGTTGCGGGCTTCACGCACCGCCGGACCGCTTCGCGGCGCGACCCGGCGGTACGCGATCGGGATCGCCGCTGTGCAAGTGCTGTGGATCCTGTTCCTTCTCATCCCCTCCGGGCCGCTGCAGCCGATCGCCTTCGTCGCCTTCGCACTGATCGAGATCGGTGTCCCCGTCTTCGCGGAGTACCGCCGGCAGACGCCGTGGCATCCGCATCATGTGACCGAGCGCTACGGTCTCTTCACTCTCATCGTCCTCGGGGAGAGCCTGCTCGCCTCCGCGAATGCGATCGTGGACGCTCTCGAGGAGGTGGAGTCGCTCGGGCCGCTGATCGCGATCTCGGTACTCACCCTGGTCATCACCGCGTCGCTTTGGTGGATCTACTTCTGGCCGCCCCATCACCGGGCCATCACCACGTTCCGTCGTTCGCTGCGCTACGGGTACGCCCACTACTTCGTCTTCGCTGCGGCTGCGGCCTTCTCCGCCGGCATCGAGGTGCAGCTCGACCTGCTCACCGGAGAGAGCCACCTGCCGGAGCCGGCTGCGTCGTTCACGGTCGCGATCCCGATCGCCGTCTTCCTCGTCGGCGTCTGGTGGATCGCGATCCGCGACAGTGCAGACCGCGTCGTGAACACGGCCATCCCCATCGGCGTCCTTCTCCTCCTCCTCGTCGCGGTGCTGCCGATCCCCGTGGCATTGGCCGCCCTCATCCTGGTGGCGATCGTGGTGATCCTGGTGCTCCGCCCACCCGTGCCATCGCGGTGA
- a CDS encoding acyl-CoA desaturase encodes MISITQVETTAATLGPVRQTYSGNAEFPPMAKAYKQVSQVVKETGLLRRAQWFYAAVAAGIAIALGGLITGFMLLGDSWFQLLIAAGLGIVLTQIAFLGHEAAHRQILTTGPANFKLARIVIASIGMSYSWWDSKHTKHHGNPNQVGKDPDIEVDTISFLEEDAAKAKGLIKLITRKQGWLFFPLLTLEGLNLHFLGLKYLMTAKNVKGRWIELSIIAARFVLILVPVFMMLPLGMAFAFMGVQFAVFGVYMGAAFAPNHKGMPIIDPSARLDFFTKQVRTSRNIRGGAWVTWLMGGLNYQVEHHLFPSMPRPHLAKAREIVRDYCVSNDVPYTETGLLTSYKIVIEYLNRVGLSAGADPFDCPATAQFGRA; translated from the coding sequence ATCATCTCCATTACGCAGGTCGAAACGACCGCAGCAACGCTGGGACCGGTACGTCAGACGTATTCGGGCAACGCCGAGTTCCCTCCCATGGCAAAGGCCTACAAGCAGGTTTCCCAGGTGGTCAAGGAAACAGGACTGCTCCGACGAGCACAATGGTTCTATGCGGCAGTCGCCGCCGGCATCGCCATCGCTCTCGGTGGTCTGATCACGGGGTTCATGCTGCTCGGCGACAGCTGGTTCCAGCTGCTCATCGCCGCAGGCCTCGGGATCGTCCTGACCCAGATCGCGTTCCTCGGACACGAGGCGGCGCATCGTCAGATCCTGACCACGGGACCGGCGAACTTCAAGCTCGCCCGCATCGTGATCGCCAGCATCGGCATGAGCTACTCGTGGTGGGACTCCAAGCACACCAAGCACCACGGCAACCCGAACCAGGTCGGCAAGGACCCCGACATCGAGGTCGACACGATCTCGTTCCTCGAAGAGGACGCCGCGAAGGCGAAGGGCCTGATCAAGCTGATCACCCGCAAGCAGGGCTGGTTGTTCTTCCCCCTGCTCACCCTCGAGGGACTGAACCTCCACTTCCTCGGCCTGAAGTACCTCATGACGGCGAAGAACGTCAAGGGTCGCTGGATCGAGCTCAGCATCATCGCAGCGCGTTTCGTGCTGATCCTCGTGCCCGTGTTCATGATGCTCCCGCTGGGAATGGCGTTCGCGTTCATGGGCGTGCAGTTCGCCGTCTTCGGCGTCTACATGGGGGCCGCGTTCGCCCCGAACCACAAGGGCATGCCGATCATCGATCCCAGCGCCCGGCTCGACTTCTTCACCAAGCAGGTCCGCACGTCGCGCAACATCCGCGGCGGCGCCTGGGTGACCTGGCTCATGGGGGGTCTGAACTACCAGGTGGAGCACCACCTCTTCCCGAGCATGCCGCGTCCGCATCTGGCGAAGGCGCGAGAGATCGTCCGCGACTACTGCGTGTCGAACGACGTCCCGTACACGGAGACCGGTCTCCTCACGTCGTACAAGATCGTGATCGAGTACCTCAACCGTGTCGGTCTGTCCGCCGGCGCCGACCCGTTCGACTGCCCGGCGACCGCGCAGTTCGGTCGCGCGTAG
- a CDS encoding cell division initiation protein: MSEPSENTDRDERSPDFFDQLIETSPQRDPQSPFTVGFRGYDKGEVDAALNTLRKQVQQLNDDLAEAKARQTDTLEAIREEERAAREALEGELAAANAKVSDAEQQVATLTSELVDAPQPDGGEAPSRQQFEAILRVAEEQANVLIQNAAVQADRLMSSARDEVTARRAEAEEDAERITAQAQRDADQVRLKMDTEYTAHEARIERESAHATEKVNQAAQEANAIRTEAEKGAAALRSLVTRETTQLRADAEREVREMNARVLEFEETLTRRQDDAQQEFLLLHNQAVAHAERITTDANEQVAASLEHAQRISAKADDYERLMRSQAQTIEADAQVRARETLDRARVKSQKIVDTVIGHTSAVLRDAEDRTRQLRWQQQQLNSFMSEVRELIRPDGVYSEESLSTDGSAGIARRDESGESTAGANVESEFLGDEVLDDELDDDRPLEKIVIDVVESDESTRN; the protein is encoded by the coding sequence ATGAGCGAACCCTCCGAGAACACCGATCGCGACGAGCGCTCGCCCGACTTCTTCGATCAGCTGATCGAGACGTCGCCGCAGCGCGATCCTCAGTCACCTTTCACCGTGGGCTTCCGCGGCTACGACAAGGGCGAGGTGGATGCCGCGCTGAACACGCTGCGCAAGCAGGTGCAGCAGCTGAACGACGACCTGGCTGAAGCCAAGGCTCGTCAGACCGACACGCTGGAAGCGATCCGCGAAGAGGAGCGCGCCGCGCGCGAAGCACTCGAGGGTGAACTCGCCGCAGCGAACGCCAAGGTCTCCGATGCCGAGCAGCAGGTCGCGACCCTCACCTCGGAGCTGGTCGACGCCCCGCAGCCCGATGGTGGGGAAGCACCCTCCCGCCAGCAGTTCGAAGCAATCCTCCGGGTCGCCGAGGAACAGGCGAACGTGCTCATCCAGAACGCCGCCGTGCAGGCCGATCGACTGATGAGCTCGGCCCGCGATGAGGTCACCGCGCGTCGCGCTGAGGCGGAGGAAGACGCGGAGCGCATCACGGCGCAGGCGCAGCGCGACGCCGACCAGGTCCGCTTGAAGATGGACACCGAGTACACCGCCCACGAAGCCCGCATCGAGCGCGAGTCCGCACACGCCACCGAGAAGGTGAACCAGGCCGCGCAGGAAGCGAATGCGATCCGCACGGAGGCCGAGAAGGGCGCGGCGGCGCTGCGCTCCCTCGTCACCCGTGAGACCACCCAGCTGCGCGCGGATGCCGAGCGGGAGGTGCGCGAGATGAACGCTCGCGTGCTGGAGTTCGAGGAGACCCTCACCCGCCGGCAGGACGACGCTCAGCAGGAGTTCCTGTTGCTGCACAACCAGGCGGTGGCGCACGCCGAGCGCATCACGACCGATGCGAACGAGCAGGTCGCCGCTTCGCTGGAGCACGCCCAGCGAATCTCCGCGAAGGCGGACGACTACGAGCGTCTGATGCGCTCGCAGGCGCAGACCATCGAGGCCGACGCCCAGGTCCGCGCTCGCGAGACCCTGGACCGCGCGCGCGTCAAGTCCCAGAAGATCGTCGACACCGTCATCGGTCATACGTCCGCCGTGCTGCGCGACGCTGAGGACCGCACTCGCCAGTTGCGCTGGCAGCAGCAGCAGCTCAACAGCTTCATGTCCGAAGTCCGCGAGCTGATCCGCCCCGACGGCGTGTACTCCGAGGAGAGCCTGTCGACGGACGGCTCCGCGGGCATCGCCCGCCGGGACGAAAGCGGCGAGTCCACCGCCGGTGCGAACGTCGAGTCCGAGTTCCTCGGCGACGAGGTCCTTGACGATGAACTCGACGATGACCGCCCGCTCGAGAAGATCGTGATCGACGTGGTGGAGTCGGACGAGTCCACCAGGAACTGA
- a CDS encoding VCBS repeat domain-containing M23 family metallopeptidase yields MKRTSRWSLARIGIATVLVLVVGVLAPSFSPGSPAVAATDGQMIYPASGNIQSKISDGCRGNYRKHDGIDITGAGGAPILAAYDGVITARTSNGGYGYYTDVTHPGGYHTRYGHMAAPGKFAVGTRVVRGQQIGVVGKTGATSAYHLHFEVRRNGAIYTPVNQGFTCLSNVTRGGFIPHFFPGLGSAPASQFASADFDADTKADLLVVAGNGDLRLRTGTGSGAFRAPKTAFSGWGNTRKHITHTDFNGDRKGDILVAVQGGALEFYAGTGGGTFRPAVKAGSGWYSMLHVASGADYSGDGRQDVLAVSSTGTLTIYRGNGSGGFGSSHRTVGVGWQGFHYLVGGDFDNDGRGDIIAVADTGALYFYPGNGDAFGKRREVGSGWQEFTSVSGGVDYDGDGRADLLARRANGDLFLYPGTGDGAFGGKRLVSSGWSDYLAIE; encoded by the coding sequence ATGAAGCGAACGTCCCGGTGGAGTCTCGCCCGGATCGGGATCGCCACAGTGCTGGTGCTGGTCGTCGGCGTGCTTGCTCCGTCCTTCTCTCCCGGCTCTCCCGCAGTCGCGGCGACCGACGGACAGATGATTTATCCGGCGTCGGGCAACATCCAGTCGAAGATCAGCGACGGGTGCCGGGGGAACTATCGCAAGCACGACGGCATCGATATCACCGGAGCGGGTGGTGCGCCGATTCTGGCCGCCTATGACGGCGTGATCACGGCGCGCACATCGAACGGCGGCTACGGCTACTACACCGATGTCACGCACCCCGGCGGGTACCACACGCGGTACGGGCACATGGCTGCCCCCGGGAAGTTCGCCGTCGGCACACGTGTCGTCCGCGGACAGCAGATCGGTGTGGTGGGCAAGACGGGCGCCACCTCGGCCTACCACCTGCACTTCGAGGTGCGGCGCAACGGTGCCATCTACACGCCGGTGAACCAGGGCTTCACGTGCCTCTCCAACGTCACCCGCGGCGGGTTCATCCCGCACTTCTTCCCGGGTCTCGGCAGCGCTCCGGCTTCTCAGTTCGCATCGGCGGACTTCGACGCGGACACCAAGGCCGACCTCCTGGTCGTCGCCGGCAACGGCGACCTCAGGCTTCGCACCGGCACCGGCAGCGGTGCCTTCCGGGCACCGAAGACCGCCTTCTCGGGCTGGGGCAATACCCGCAAGCACATCACGCATACCGATTTCAACGGCGACCGAAAAGGCGACATCCTCGTGGCCGTGCAAGGTGGCGCCCTCGAGTTCTACGCAGGCACGGGCGGGGGCACCTTCCGCCCCGCCGTCAAAGCCGGTTCGGGGTGGTACAGCATGCTCCATGTGGCATCCGGCGCCGACTACAGCGGGGATGGCAGACAGGACGTCCTCGCCGTGAGCTCGACGGGTACGCTCACCATCTACCGCGGCAACGGCAGTGGCGGGTTCGGCAGCTCGCATCGCACGGTCGGCGTGGGATGGCAGGGGTTCCACTACCTCGTGGGCGGCGATTTCGACAACGACGGTCGCGGAGACATCATCGCCGTGGCGGATACCGGCGCGCTCTACTTCTATCCCGGAAACGGTGATGCTTTCGGTAAGCGTCGCGAGGTCGGCTCCGGGTGGCAGGAGTTCACCTCGGTGTCCGGTGGTGTCGACTACGACGGGGACGGCCGGGCCGACCTGCTCGCTCGCAGGGCGAACGGAGACCTCTTCCTCTACCCCGGCACGGGGGATGGCGCGTTCGGCGGGAAGCGCCTCGTCAGTTCCGGGTGGAGCGACTACCTCGCGATCGAGTAA